The Mycolicibacterium mucogenicum DSM 44124 genomic sequence GCAGTGAGAGAGCGACGGCCCTTGCCGCGACGTGCCGACACGATGGCGCGGCCGGCACGGGTCCGCATGCGCAGACGGAAGCCGTGCACACGAGCCCGACGGCGGTTGTTCGGCTGGAAAGTCCGCTTGCCCTTGGCCACGGCTGTATCTCCTCAACTATGTGACGCCCGCACTCGCCACCGACATGAACGAGTCATGCCGGTGGGCACGGTCGTCGCTGGTAAGCGCACGCATCTTGCTTGCTAGCCGGCGCGGTACCGATCGAAGTTCGTGGCAGAACTTCCCCGGTCG encodes the following:
- the rpmH gene encoding 50S ribosomal protein L34 — protein: MAKGKRTFQPNNRRRARVHGFRLRMRTRAGRAIVSARRGKGRRSLTA